Proteins found in one Crassostrea angulata isolate pt1a10 chromosome 3, ASM2561291v2, whole genome shotgun sequence genomic segment:
- the LOC128177366 gene encoding uncharacterized protein LOC128177366 isoform X2: protein MASVEISRVSVTKQQEEKEIFHIRFYYIKSEDSVNAYVVDQLPEHIISVCNIQLSKDSENAYGEYNLTSKQAFETKRPECIEEDVRKTWFSNKPLTEQMAWMVISRKKRSYPDFSKSAQEISFSGVKVIGGSMTSPVTFVCHWELAKLIDELKVSFQFETKRMIIAKECKLETGNGTGFTLESSFDSLHENIIVHKTDRTLVILLNMKWNPKIYKNNGKTKKLDRGTAQDTGFDNVGCLSTYCLQFDVDNEELHSEIELFLTRLICCGFHITYAELQTKLPEPYFDISLPNKFDLEYAWKCVHSLGSKVVDHLTYEVKNQIECLSQKTELLTQLLHNLAVKVIEKPFFNFKDELDLLMAKSPITVENEVPSHFYMVGRMILTPTKTVFLPKEPVFQNRILREYGPDFFIRVVYRDEDFDKMNTVQSCLLDDVLKIMKQFLKDGFRIGNRHYEFLGCSNSQLREHSFWFFHPHDDITSESIRNNSGEFSKDRCVASYVSRFGLCFSSTRRTVDVDENCLIYDDDVKKDEYCFTDGIGRISTKLAKKVTNFSLHYCT from the coding sequence atTCTGAAAACGCCTACGGAGAATACAATTTGACAAGCAAACAAGCCTTTGAGACAAAAAGGCCTGAATGTATTGAAGAGGACGTCCGTAAAACGTGGTTTTCAAACAAACCATTAACAGAACAGATGGCGTGGATGGTAATATCCAGAAAGAAACGATCTTATCCTGATTTTTCGAAGTCTGCTCAAGAGATCTCCTTTTCTGGGGTGAAGGTGATTGGTGGAAGCATGACGTCACCTGTTACATTTGTTTGTCATTGGGAACTAGCTAAATTAATTGATGAGTTGAaagtttcatttcaatttgaaacGAAGAGAATGATAATTGCCAAAGAATGTAAATTGGAAACGGGAAACGGTACCGGTTTTACTCTTGAATCATCATTCGATTCACTTCACGAAAATATCATTGTTCATAAAACAGATAGAACTCTTGTTATCTTATTGAATATGAAATGGAAtccaaaaatttacaaaaacaatgGCAAAACTAAGAAATTGGACCGCGGAACTGCACAAGACACCGGATTTGACAATGTCGGGTGTTTAAGTACATACTGTCTTCAATTTGATGTAGACAACGAGGAACTGCATTCTGAAATAGAATTGTTCTTAACGCGTTTGATCTGCTGTGGATTTCATATTACTTATGCAGAATTGCAGACAAAACTTCCTGAACCTTATTTCGACATATCGCTCCCAAATAAATTCGACTTAGAATATGCTTGGAAATGTGTTCATTCATTAGGGTCTAAAGTAGTTGATCACCTCACATATGAAGTGAAGAATCAAATTGAATGCTTGTCGCAGAAAACCGAATTGTTGACGCAGTTACTTCATAACTTGGCAGTAAAGGTAATCGAGAAaccatttttcaatttcaaagatGAGCTCGATTTGTTAATGGCAAAATCTCCAATTACTGTTGAGAATGAGGTACCTTCTCACTTTTATATGGTAGGTCGAATGATTCTAACTCCCACCAAGACAGTGTTCCTACCGAAAGAACCAGTGTTTCAGAACAGAATACTACGTGAATATGGCCCAGATTTTTTCATAAGAGTTGTGTACCGGGACGAAGACTTTGACAAAATGAATACCGTACAGTCCTGTTTGCTGGATGatgtattgaaaataatgaagcAATTCCTTAAAGACGGTTTTAGAATTGGAAATCGTCATTATGAATTCCTTGGGTGTTCAAATAGTCAACTTAGGGAGCACAGTTTTTGGTTTTTTCATCCCCATGATGACATTACATCAGAGAGCATCCGTAATAATTCAGGAGAATTTTCAAAGGATAGATGTGTAGCATCTTACGTATCTCGGTTTGGTCTTTGCTTTTCATCAACGCGAAGAACAGTGGACGTAGATGAGAATTGTTTGATATACGATGACGATGTGAAAAAAGATGAATATTGCTTTACCGATGGTATTGGACGCATATCAACAAAACTTGCTAAAAAGGTGACGAATTTTTCTCTTCATTACTGTACGTAA